In one Ischnura elegans chromosome 13, ioIscEleg1.1, whole genome shotgun sequence genomic region, the following are encoded:
- the LOC124170060 gene encoding uncharacterized protein LOC124170060 — MWEKIASVMQARAINVSGAQCKSKVNGMKKTYKSIKDSNGRSGSGSGRRTWTYFNLMDGIFAEKPWVAPVMTLESDAMPEPSGLPSPTQNSRKRSRDDGVAVLLESLKESREERRVQHEERRRQHEEVIARQDLPTLRDIILREAKELPENEDFDEV; from the exons ATGTGGGAGAAGATAGCATCAGTGATGCAGGCCCGGGCCATCAACGTTTCTGGGGCTCAGTGCAAGAGCAAggtaaatggaatgaaaaaaacctATAAAAGCATCAAAGACTCAAACGGCCGCAGTGGCAGTGGCAGTGGGAGGCGGACGTGGacatattttaat tTGATGGATGGAATATTTGCAGAGAAGCCTTGGGTGGCTCCGGTAATGACTTTGGAGTCTGATGCCATGCCGGAGCCATCCGGGCTTCCGTCCCCCACTCAGAACTCCC GCAAGAGGTCAAGGGATGACGGGGTGGCCGTGCTGTTGGAGTCCCTGAAGGAGAGCAGGGAGGAGAGGCGGGTCCAGCACGAAGAGAGGAGGCGGCAACATGAGGAGGTGATTGCCCGCCAAGACcttcccact ctcagagatattataCTACGTGAAGCCAAAGAGCTCCcagaaaacgaagactttgacgaagtgtAA
- the LOC124170061 gene encoding putative nuclease HARBI1 gives MHFLIFRLITQRFGVGHATGVRAVQRVTRAIAQLCPLFIVWPQGEKADEVERGFLHTSAFPGTIGAIDGTHIRIRAPHENPEAYVNRKGYHSMHLQVSQKPAICDHKGIFTHCFVGHVGSVHDARVFRLSRLYDYLGDALKFPNDSHIIGDSAYALHTNLLTPFADNGHLTRRQKNFNFCHSSARMVIERTFGLLKGRWRSLLNELGMRNVSLIPYHVMAACVLHNICQLRRDAIPNVVVAARVVEDQPFGRGVEEDRVVAVEKRNIISAALVLRDV, from the exons atgcatttcctCATTTTTAGGTTAATAACTCAACGCTTCGGGGTGGGCCACGCAACAGGTGTCCGCGCTGTGCAGAGGGTGACACGTGCCATTGCACAGTTGTGCCCCCTCTTCATTGTTTGGCCTCAGGGAGAGAAAGCCGATGAGGTCGAAAGAGGCTTTTTGCATACGAGTGCATTCCCTGGCACCATCGGAGCCATAGATGGTACACACATCAGAATAAGGGCTCCTCACGAAAATCCTGAGGCATACGTTAACAGGAAGGGGTATCACAGTATGCATCTGCAGGTTAGTCAAAAGCCA GCTATTTGTGACCACAAAGGAATTTTTACCCATTGTTTTGTGGGTCATGTGGGGTCAGTGCATGATGCCCGCGTGTTTAGACTCTCCAGGCTATATGACTACCTTGGAGATGCTCTGAAGTTCCCCAATGATTCTCATATCATTGGGGATTCCGCCTACGCCTTGCATACAAACCTCCTGACCCCCTTCGCTGACAATGGCCATTTAACACGTCGGCAGAAGAACTTTAATTTCTGCCATTCGTCAGCTAGAATGGTGATTGAGAGGACCTTCGGCCTATTGAAAGGGAGATGGAGGAGTTTGCTGAATGAATTGGGCATGAGGAATGTCTCCCTCATCCCATATCATGTGATGGCAGCCTGTGTCCTCCACAATATTTGCCAATTGAGGCGGGACGCTATTCCAAATGTTGTGGTTGCTGCAAGGGTGGTGGAAGACCAGCCATTTGGAAGGGGCGTGGAAGAGGACAGGGTCGTGGCAGTCGAGAAGAGGAATATCATTTCGGCGGCCCTCGTGCTGAGGGATGTCtag